Proteins from one Bradyrhizobium roseum genomic window:
- a CDS encoding enoyl-CoA hydratase-related protein encodes MDLKFSKVTRKGPITIVTLSRPEVYNALHIDAHFELNKVFDDFSADPEQWVAIVTGAGDKAFCAGNDLKWQAAGGKRGWDKGGFAGLTSRFDCDKPIIAAVNGVAMGGGFEIALACDLIIASENATFALPEPRVGLAALAGGVHRLPRQIGLKRAMGMILTARHVSAKEGLELGFVNEVVPAGEALAAAERWAETIAKNSPMSIRASKQAIQRGLEVSLEQAIAEQREYPAVKAMAASQDYIEGPKAFSEKRAPKWLGK; translated from the coding sequence ATGGACCTGAAATTCTCAAAGGTGACGCGCAAGGGACCGATCACGATCGTCACGCTGTCGCGGCCCGAAGTCTACAACGCGCTGCATATCGACGCGCATTTCGAACTCAACAAGGTATTCGACGATTTCTCCGCCGATCCCGAACAGTGGGTGGCGATCGTCACTGGCGCCGGCGACAAGGCGTTCTGCGCCGGCAATGACCTGAAATGGCAGGCGGCCGGGGGAAAACGCGGCTGGGACAAGGGCGGCTTTGCCGGCCTCACCTCGCGGTTCGACTGCGACAAGCCGATCATCGCCGCCGTCAACGGCGTCGCGATGGGCGGCGGCTTCGAAATCGCGCTGGCCTGCGATCTCATCATCGCCTCGGAAAACGCCACCTTCGCCCTGCCCGAACCCCGCGTCGGCCTCGCGGCGCTCGCCGGCGGCGTGCACCGCCTGCCGCGACAGATTGGCCTGAAGCGCGCCATGGGTATGATCCTCACCGCCCGCCACGTCTCGGCCAAGGAAGGCCTCGAACTCGGTTTCGTGAATGAGGTGGTTCCCGCCGGCGAAGCGCTGGCCGCGGCGGAACGCTGGGCGGAGACGATTGCCAAGAACTCGCCGATGTCGATCCGCGCCTCCAAGCAGGCGATCCAGCGGGGGCTCGAGGTCTCGCTGGAACAGGCGATCGCGGAACAGCGCGAGTACCCGGCGGTGAAAGCCATGGCGGCCTCGCAGGACTACATCGAGGGGCCGAAGGCGTTTTCGGAGAAGCGTGCGCCGAAATGGCTGGGGAAGTAA
- the ppc gene encoding phosphoenolpyruvate carboxylase, with protein MSLQTMPSQTTPSETETRSNRVEDAEDARLRTDIRLLGRILGDTVRDQEGAEVFDLVERIRQTSIRFHRDEDKLARRELEAMLDGMSTADTVRIVRAFSYFSHLANIAEDQNNIRQMRGWGVGGGPRTGALAQTLSHAKAAGFSAADLLRFFADAQVSPVLTAHPTEVRRKSTMDREMEVAALLDRRERMRMTPEEADASDEQLRRAVLTLWQTNLLRRTKLTVLDEVENGLSFYDYTFLHEVPRLHCALEDQLNQEEGTSGELASFLTMGSWIGGDRDGNPFVTADVMRGTLHLQSSRVMNFYLEELHALGSELSLAAHLADVSDELRELAARSPDTSPHRSGEPYRLVVSGIYARLTATALRLEVETTRRPVGEAAPYASVKEFKAELDVLDRSLIANNSGVIARGRLRLLRRAADCFGFHLARLDIRQNSAVHERTVAELFDAAIPGMSYLALGEDARVNLLLGELRSARPLSSAFIKYSEETLGELALFRAAAEAHAKFGADVISQCIISMCKGMSDMLEVAVLLKEVGLVNPSGRSAINIVPLFETIEDLQASAGIMDRMLSLHDYRKLVDSLGSVQEVMLGYSDSNKDGGFVTSGWELYKAEIGLVEVFERHHVRLRLFHGRGGSVGRGGGPSYDAIIAQPGGAVNGQIRITEQGEIISSKYSNAEVGRNNLEILAAATLEASLLHPRQSAPRKEYLTAMDQLSALAFKAYRGLVYETEGFADYFWGSTVINEIATLNIGSRPASRKKTREIEDLRAIPWVFSWAQCRLMLPGWYGFGSAVDAWIAEHPEQGMPFLQELYREWPFFRMLLSNMDMVLAKSSIAIASRYAELVPDVKLRESIFGRIRREWHLSIETLLDIMGHERLLQGNTLLDRSIRNRFPYLDPLNHVQVELLKEHRAQNPDEQVLRGIQITINGISAGLRNSG; from the coding sequence ATGTCTTTACAGACGATGCCATCCCAGACCACCCCTTCCGAGACCGAAACCCGGTCAAATCGCGTCGAAGACGCGGAAGATGCCAGGCTGAGGACCGATATCCGACTGCTCGGGCGGATTCTTGGCGATACCGTCCGAGATCAGGAAGGCGCGGAGGTGTTCGACCTGGTCGAGCGCATCCGCCAGACCTCGATCCGGTTCCATCGCGACGAGGACAAGCTGGCGCGCCGGGAGCTGGAGGCCATGCTCGACGGCATGTCGACCGCCGACACGGTCCGGATCGTCCGCGCCTTCAGCTATTTCTCGCATCTCGCCAACATCGCCGAAGACCAGAACAACATCCGCCAGATGCGCGGGTGGGGTGTCGGTGGCGGACCGCGAACGGGCGCGCTTGCGCAGACATTGTCTCACGCCAAGGCGGCCGGCTTCAGCGCCGCCGATCTGCTGCGGTTCTTCGCGGACGCGCAGGTCAGTCCGGTGCTGACGGCCCACCCAACCGAAGTCCGCCGCAAGAGCACGATGGACCGCGAGATGGAAGTCGCGGCGCTGCTCGACCGGCGGGAACGCATGAGGATGACGCCGGAGGAAGCCGACGCCAGCGACGAGCAATTGCGCCGCGCCGTGCTGACGCTGTGGCAGACCAACCTGTTGCGCCGGACCAAGCTGACGGTGCTCGACGAGGTCGAGAATGGCCTGTCGTTCTACGACTACACGTTCCTGCACGAAGTGCCCCGGCTGCATTGCGCGCTGGAGGACCAGCTGAACCAGGAAGAGGGGACGTCCGGCGAACTGGCGTCCTTCCTGACCATGGGTAGCTGGATCGGCGGCGATCGCGACGGCAACCCGTTCGTGACAGCCGATGTCATGCGCGGCACGCTGCACCTGCAGTCGAGCCGGGTAATGAACTTCTATCTTGAGGAGCTGCATGCCCTCGGATCGGAGCTGTCGCTGGCGGCGCATCTTGCCGACGTCTCCGACGAACTGCGCGAACTTGCAGCGCGCTCGCCGGACACCTCGCCGCACCGCAGCGGCGAACCGTATCGGCTGGTGGTATCCGGCATCTATGCCCGGCTCACGGCCACCGCGCTGCGACTGGAAGTCGAAACCACCCGCCGGCCGGTCGGTGAGGCCGCGCCTTATGCCAGCGTCAAGGAATTCAAGGCCGAGCTGGATGTGCTCGACCGCTCGTTGATCGCGAACAATTCCGGCGTGATCGCGCGCGGGCGGCTGCGGCTGTTGCGCCGCGCCGCGGATTGCTTCGGCTTCCATCTCGCCCGGCTCGACATCCGGCAGAATTCGGCTGTGCATGAGCGCACGGTCGCCGAACTGTTCGACGCGGCGATCCCGGGCATGTCCTATCTGGCGCTCGGCGAGGATGCCCGCGTCAACCTGCTGCTGGGCGAGCTGCGCAGCGCCAGGCCGCTCAGCTCGGCCTTCATCAAGTACAGCGAGGAGACGCTCGGCGAACTGGCGCTGTTCCGCGCTGCCGCCGAGGCCCATGCCAAATTCGGCGCCGACGTGATCTCCCAATGCATCATCTCGATGTGCAAGGGCATGTCCGACATGCTGGAGGTCGCAGTGCTGCTGAAGGAGGTCGGCCTCGTCAATCCGTCCGGCCGCAGCGCGATCAACATCGTGCCGCTGTTCGAGACCATCGAGGATCTGCAGGCGTCGGCCGGCATCATGGACCGGATGCTGTCGCTGCACGACTACCGCAAGCTGGTGGACAGTCTCGGCAGCGTGCAGGAAGTGATGCTGGGCTATTCCGACAGCAACAAGGACGGCGGCTTCGTTACCTCGGGCTGGGAGCTCTACAAGGCCGAGATTGGCCTTGTCGAGGTGTTCGAGCGCCATCATGTGCGCTTGCGGCTGTTCCACGGCCGCGGCGGATCGGTCGGCCGCGGCGGCGGGCCGAGCTATGACGCCATCATCGCGCAGCCTGGCGGCGCGGTAAACGGTCAGATCCGCATCACCGAACAGGGCGAGATCATCTCCAGCAAATATTCCAACGCCGAAGTTGGCCGCAACAACCTGGAGATCCTGGCGGCCGCCACCCTGGAAGCCAGCCTGCTGCATCCCCGCCAGAGCGCTCCGCGCAAGGAATATCTGACCGCGATGGATCAGTTGTCGGCGCTGGCATTCAAGGCCTATCGCGGGCTGGTCTACGAGACCGAGGGCTTTGCCGATTATTTCTGGGGGTCGACCGTCATCAACGAGATCGCGACGCTGAACATCGGCAGCCGCCCGGCCTCGCGCAAGAAAACCCGCGAGATCGAGGACCTGCGTGCGATTCCGTGGGTGTTCAGCTGGGCGCAATGCCGGCTGATGCTGCCGGGATGGTATGGCTTCGGTTCGGCGGTGGACGCATGGATCGCGGAGCATCCGGAGCAGGGCATGCCGTTCCTGCAGGAGCTCTATCGCGAATGGCCTTTCTTCCGCATGCTGTTGTCGAACATGGACATGGTGCTGGCCAAGAGCTCGATCGCGATCGCCTCGCGCTACGCCGAACTGGTGCCCGACGTGAAACTGCGCGAGAGCATCTTTGGGCGCATCCGCCGCGAATGGCACTTATCGATCGAGACGCTGCTCGACATCATGGGTCACGAGCGGCTGCTGCAGGGCAATACACTGCTGGATCGTTCCATCCGCAACCGCTTCCCCTATCTCGATCCGCTCAACCACGTGCAGGTGGAATTGTTGAAGGAGCACCGCGCGCAGAACCCGGACGAACAGGTGCTGCGCGGGATTCAGATCACCATCAACGGGATTTCGGCGGGGTTGCGGAACAGCGGGTGA
- a CDS encoding fatty acid--CoA ligase: MSTSQQPANLADMVRERAKTRGNALAYEFEGRQTSFAEFDVKTNRVANALVALDVKPGERIAYLGKNSDIYFELLMGAMKANVVIAPVNWRLAGPEVAFIVGDCKAPVLFVGPEFITQVRSIKPQLPDVRHVITTEGGAPEWQDFTAWRDAASSDDPKVPISPRDIAIQLYTSGTTGKPKGAMLSHANFLNLVQTGSEAEKPDWNRWSTDDVSLVAMPIFHIGGSGWGVMGLYHGAKGVIAREFDPTKVLDFFEQSGITKLFMVPAAMQFVVRQPRARQVDFSRLKYMLYGASPIPAALLKECIEVFKCGFVQMYGMTETTGTIVALPPEDHVEGLERMRSAGKALPGIELAILDPDGEPLPPREVGEIATRSGSNMAGYWNLPEATAKTLGADGWLRTGDAGYMDEDGYLYIHDRIKDMIISGGENIYPAEVESALCDHPDVAEAAVIGIPDDKWGEAVKAIVVMKPGKHATATDIINFTRERIAGFKTPKSVDFLEALPRNPSGKILRRNLREPYWAGKDRQVN, from the coding sequence ATGTCCACTTCGCAACAACCGGCAAACCTCGCCGACATGGTGCGCGAGCGCGCCAAGACACGTGGCAATGCGCTGGCCTATGAATTCGAGGGGCGCCAGACCAGCTTTGCCGAGTTCGACGTCAAGACCAACCGCGTTGCGAACGCGCTTGTAGCGCTCGACGTCAAGCCCGGCGAGCGCATCGCCTATCTCGGCAAGAACAGCGACATCTATTTCGAACTGTTGATGGGTGCGATGAAGGCCAATGTGGTGATAGCGCCGGTGAACTGGCGTCTTGCCGGGCCGGAGGTCGCCTTCATCGTCGGCGACTGCAAGGCGCCGGTGCTGTTCGTAGGTCCCGAATTCATCACCCAGGTCCGCAGCATCAAGCCGCAATTGCCTGACGTGCGCCACGTCATCACCACCGAGGGCGGCGCGCCGGAATGGCAGGACTTTACGGCGTGGCGGGATGCTGCGAGCAGCGACGATCCGAAGGTGCCGATCAGCCCAAGGGACATCGCGATCCAGCTCTATACCTCGGGCACGACAGGCAAGCCCAAGGGCGCGATGCTGTCGCACGCCAACTTCCTCAATCTGGTGCAGACCGGCAGCGAGGCCGAGAAGCCCGACTGGAACAGATGGTCGACCGATGACGTCTCGCTGGTGGCGATGCCGATCTTCCACATCGGCGGCTCCGGCTGGGGCGTGATGGGGCTCTACCACGGCGCCAAAGGCGTGATTGCGCGCGAGTTCGACCCGACCAAGGTTTTGGATTTCTTTGAGCAGTCCGGCATCACCAAGCTTTTTATGGTGCCCGCCGCGATGCAGTTCGTGGTGCGTCAGCCCCGGGCGCGGCAGGTGGATTTTTCTCGACTGAAATACATGCTCTACGGCGCCTCGCCGATCCCCGCAGCCCTGCTGAAGGAATGCATCGAGGTGTTCAAGTGCGGCTTCGTGCAGATGTACGGCATGACCGAAACGACAGGCACCATCGTCGCTTTGCCGCCCGAGGACCACGTTGAGGGGCTCGAGCGCATGCGCTCCGCCGGCAAGGCGCTGCCGGGCATCGAGCTTGCGATTCTCGATCCTGACGGCGAACCTTTGCCGCCGCGCGAGGTCGGCGAGATCGCGACCCGCTCCGGCTCCAACATGGCTGGCTACTGGAACTTGCCCGAAGCCACCGCCAAAACGCTCGGCGCCGACGGCTGGCTGCGCACCGGCGATGCCGGCTACATGGACGAGGACGGCTACCTCTACATCCACGACCGCATCAAGGACATGATCATCTCCGGCGGCGAGAACATCTATCCGGCCGAAGTCGAGAGCGCACTGTGCGATCACCCGGATGTGGCCGAAGCCGCCGTGATCGGCATCCCCGACGACAAATGGGGCGAAGCGGTGAAGGCGATCGTCGTGATGAAGCCCGGCAAGCACGCGACTGCCACCGACATCATCAATTTTACGCGTGAGCGCATCGCCGGATTCAAGACACCGAAATCGGTCGACTTTCTGGAGGCCTTGCCGCGCAACCCGTCGGGGAAGATTCTGCGACGGAATCTGCGCGAGCCCTATTGGGCGGGGAAAGATCGCCAGGTGAATTGA
- a CDS encoding SDR family oxidoreductase, translating to MFNDQLLAGRRILVTGGGTGLGKSMAARFLQLGAEVHICGRRKIVCDETATELMGEYGGRVVSHGVDIRNAMAVDEMIEAIWTSGPLTDLINNAAGNFISRSEELSPRGFDAVANIVMHGTFYVTHAVGRRWIAAKLPGNVVSITVTWVRNGSPYVVPSAMSKSAIHAMTMSLAVEWGKHGIRLNTIAPGEIPTEGMSKRIKPGDEAGARTKAMNPMGRVGTMEELQNLAVFLISGGCDWINGETIAMDGAQALAMGGNFYQLRDWSDADWNQARDSIKAQNEKDRAARG from the coding sequence ATGTTCAACGATCAGCTTCTCGCCGGGCGGCGCATCCTCGTAACCGGTGGCGGCACCGGCCTCGGGAAGTCCATGGCGGCGCGGTTTCTGCAACTGGGCGCCGAGGTTCATATCTGCGGCCGCCGCAAGATCGTCTGCGACGAGACCGCGACCGAACTGATGGGCGAGTATGGCGGACGCGTGGTCAGCCATGGCGTCGACATCCGCAACGCGATGGCGGTCGACGAGATGATCGAGGCGATCTGGACCTCCGGCCCCCTCACAGACCTCATCAACAACGCCGCCGGCAATTTCATCTCGCGTTCGGAAGAGCTTTCGCCGCGCGGCTTCGATGCCGTCGCCAACATCGTGATGCACGGCACGTTCTACGTCACGCATGCGGTGGGCCGGCGCTGGATCGCCGCCAAGCTGCCCGGCAACGTGGTGTCGATCACCGTGACCTGGGTGCGTAACGGATCGCCCTATGTGGTGCCGTCGGCGATGAGCAAATCGGCAATCCACGCCATGACCATGTCGCTCGCGGTCGAGTGGGGCAAACACGGCATCCGTCTCAACACCATTGCGCCCGGCGAAATCCCGACCGAAGGCATGAGCAAGCGGATCAAGCCCGGTGACGAAGCCGGCGCGCGAACCAAGGCGATGAACCCGATGGGCCGGGTCGGCACCATGGAGGAGCTGCAGAACCTCGCGGTGTTTTTGATTTCCGGCGGCTGCGACTGGATCAACGGCGAAACCATCGCCATGGACGGCGCGCAGGCGCTGGCGATGGGCGGCAATTTCTATCAGCTGCGCGACTGGAGCGACGCCGACTGGAACCAGGCGCGCGACTCCATCAAGGCGCAGAACGAGAAGGACCGCGCGGCACGGGGATAG
- a CDS encoding acyl-CoA synthetase, with protein sequence MTENSSLFLGIISGPRRRGHDEVADRSERIASGLQKLGVKQGDSVAMLMRNDIAFIEAAYAAMRLGAYGVPVNWHFKPEEINYVLKDSGTSVLMAHADMLHQLREAIPQGVTALSVPTPPEILANYKINPDHLATPDFAIDFESWLQQHPRYDGPAVPQPQNMIYTSGTTGHPKGVRRFAPTPEQTANGERMRAMIYGLKPGARALLPGPLYHSAPNAFGLRAGRLGGALAIMPRFEAEEFLRVVESEKIDTIFMVPTMFIRLMKLPEEIRRKYDMSSLRHIIHAAAPCPADVKRAMIEWWGPIIYEFYGSTESGAVTFATSEDALKKPGTVGKISPGTELRFIGDDGRELPQGEIGEIYSRISGSPDFTYQNKPEKRTEIDRDGFITSGDVGYIDADGYVFICDRKRDMVISGGVNIYPAEIEAALHALPGVHDCAVFGIPDAEFGEALMAVVEPQPGITLDLASIRGQLKVSLADYKVPKHIEIQTNLPREDSGKIFKRRLRDPYWEKAGRKI encoded by the coding sequence ATGACCGAAAACTCCTCCCTTTTCCTAGGCATCATCAGTGGCCCGCGCCGGCGCGGCCACGATGAAGTCGCCGATCGCTCTGAACGTATCGCCAGCGGTCTGCAGAAACTCGGCGTGAAACAGGGCGACAGCGTCGCGATGCTGATGCGCAACGACATCGCGTTCATCGAGGCGGCCTATGCCGCGATGCGGCTTGGCGCCTATGGCGTGCCTGTGAACTGGCACTTCAAGCCGGAAGAGATCAATTATGTGCTGAAGGATTCAGGCACCTCGGTGCTGATGGCGCATGCCGACATGCTGCATCAGCTGCGCGAGGCGATTCCGCAAGGCGTCACCGCGCTCAGCGTGCCGACGCCGCCGGAAATCCTGGCCAATTACAAGATAAATCCCGATCATCTCGCGACGCCGGATTTCGCCATCGATTTCGAATCCTGGCTGCAGCAGCACCCGCGCTATGACGGGCCGGCGGTGCCACAGCCGCAGAACATGATCTACACCTCGGGCACCACGGGCCATCCCAAGGGCGTGCGCCGCTTTGCCCCGACGCCGGAGCAGACCGCGAACGGCGAGCGCATGCGCGCGATGATCTACGGCCTCAAACCGGGCGCCCGCGCACTGCTGCCGGGGCCGCTCTATCATTCCGCGCCGAACGCGTTCGGGCTGCGCGCAGGCCGTCTCGGCGGCGCGCTGGCGATCATGCCGCGTTTCGAGGCGGAAGAATTCCTGCGGGTGGTCGAGAGCGAGAAGATCGATACCATCTTCATGGTGCCGACCATGTTCATTCGGCTGATGAAGCTGCCGGAGGAGATCCGCAGGAAATACGACATGTCGTCGTTGCGCCACATCATCCATGCCGCCGCGCCGTGTCCCGCCGACGTCAAGCGCGCGATGATCGAATGGTGGGGGCCGATCATTTACGAATTCTACGGTTCAACTGAATCCGGCGCGGTCACCTTTGCCACTTCCGAGGACGCGCTGAAGAAGCCCGGTACCGTCGGCAAGATTTCGCCGGGCACGGAGCTGCGCTTCATCGGCGACGATGGACGGGAGCTGCCGCAGGGCGAGATCGGCGAAATCTATTCGCGCATATCGGGCAGTCCCGATTTCACCTATCAGAACAAGCCGGAAAAGCGCACCGAGATCGATCGCGACGGCTTCATCACCTCGGGCGACGTCGGCTATATCGACGCCGACGGCTATGTCTTCATTTGCGACCGCAAGCGCGACATGGTGATTTCGGGCGGCGTCAACATCTATCCGGCCGAGATCGAAGCCGCGTTGCATGCGCTGCCGGGCGTGCATGATTGCGCGGTGTTCGGCATTCCCGATGCGGAGTTCGGCGAAGCGCTGATGGCGGTGGTGGAGCCGCAACCCGGCATCACGCTGGACCTCGCTTCGATCCGCGGCCAGCTCAAGGTCTCGCTGGCCGATTACAAGGTGCCCAAGCACATCGAAATCCAGACCAACCTGCCGCGCGAGGATTCCGGTAAAATCTTCAAGCGCCGCCTGCGCGATCCCTATTGGGAGAAGGCGGGGCGGAAAATTTAG
- a CDS encoding crotonase/enoyl-CoA hydratase family protein → MEQRVSISISDGIADVRLVRADKMNALDAAMFEALVAATERLANEKGVRVVVLSGEGRAFCAGLDMGRFAAMKENGGNGVAGGEKRDLTARTHGLANFPQQAVWGWRQLPVPVIAAIQGVAFGGGFQLALGADMRFLTPDARMSIMEIKWGLVPDMAGTPILASLVRDDILRELTYTGRIFSAQEAMSYGLATRICDDPRAAAFEVAREIAGKSPDAIRAAKRMLNQLSVDPAPALLAESVEQQKLLGSPNQTEAVRANMEKRAPRFAEA, encoded by the coding sequence ATGGAGCAACGCGTTTCGATCTCGATTTCGGACGGCATCGCCGATGTCCGGCTGGTGCGGGCCGACAAGATGAACGCGCTCGATGCGGCGATGTTTGAGGCGCTGGTGGCCGCGACCGAGCGGCTCGCCAATGAAAAAGGCGTCCGGGTCGTGGTTTTGTCCGGGGAGGGACGGGCATTCTGCGCTGGACTCGACATGGGGCGCTTCGCCGCCATGAAGGAGAACGGCGGTAATGGGGTCGCCGGCGGCGAGAAGCGCGACCTCACTGCACGCACGCATGGGTTGGCGAACTTCCCGCAACAGGCGGTGTGGGGCTGGCGGCAACTTCCGGTGCCGGTGATCGCCGCGATCCAGGGCGTCGCGTTCGGGGGCGGGTTCCAACTCGCGCTTGGCGCCGACATGCGCTTTCTGACGCCTGACGCGCGGATGTCGATCATGGAAATCAAATGGGGGCTGGTGCCCGACATGGCGGGCACGCCGATCCTCGCGAGTCTCGTGCGCGACGATATTTTGCGCGAGCTGACCTATACCGGGCGCATCTTCTCCGCCCAGGAAGCCATGAGCTACGGTCTTGCGACGCGGATCTGCGACGATCCGCGCGCTGCGGCCTTCGAGGTCGCGCGCGAAATCGCCGGCAAGAGCCCGGATGCGATCCGCGCCGCCAAGCGAATGCTGAACCAGCTGTCCGTCGACCCGGCCCCCGCTCTGCTGGCTGAATCCGTCGAGCAACAGAAATTGCTCGGCAGTCCCAACCAGACCGAGGCCGTGCGCGCCAACATGGAAAAACGCGCGCCGCGGTTTGCGGAGGCTTAA
- a CDS encoding acyl-CoA dehydrogenase family protein, translated as MDFNLPADLTAYLDELDGFIAREIKPLEEADDNIRFFDHRREWARTDFENGGLPRHEWEALLRKAKNLADDAGHLRFAIPKRYGGKDGSNLWMAVIREHFASKGLGLHNDLQNEHSIVGNLPIVTMLDRYGTDEQKAMIDGSIRGKYRITFGLTEPNHGSDATHMETRAVEAARDNVKGWIINGEKMWTTGMHVATHCALFARTSGNDGDARGITCFLVPAKSLGVKVEEYMWTFNMPTDHPRVSFTDVFVPEDALFGEVGRGLSLAQCFVHENRIRQAASSLGAAVYCINESVKYARERKPFGKALAENQAIQWPLVELATQAEMLRLLIRKTAWEMDQLTQAQVEHTLSDRVSMCNFWANRLCCEAADRAMQVHGGMGYSRHKPFEHIYRHHRRYRITEGSEEIQKRKVAGFLFGYMGAGKH; from the coding sequence TTGGATTTCAACCTGCCGGCCGACCTCACGGCCTATCTCGACGAACTCGACGGCTTCATCGCGCGCGAGATCAAGCCACTGGAAGAAGCCGACGACAACATCCGCTTCTTCGACCATCGCCGCGAATGGGCACGCACCGATTTCGAGAACGGCGGCCTGCCGCGGCATGAGTGGGAAGCGCTGCTGCGCAAGGCCAAGAACCTTGCGGACGACGCCGGCCATCTGCGCTTTGCGATTCCGAAGCGGTACGGCGGCAAGGACGGCTCCAATCTCTGGATGGCGGTGATCCGCGAGCACTTTGCATCCAAGGGCCTCGGCCTGCACAACGACCTCCAGAACGAGCATTCGATCGTCGGCAATCTGCCGATCGTGACCATGCTCGACCGCTACGGCACCGACGAGCAGAAGGCGATGATCGACGGTTCGATCCGCGGAAAATACCGCATCACGTTCGGCCTGACCGAGCCTAACCACGGCTCCGATGCGACCCATATGGAGACGCGGGCGGTTGAGGCGGCTCGGGACAACGTCAAGGGCTGGATCATCAACGGCGAGAAGATGTGGACGACCGGCATGCACGTCGCGACCCATTGCGCGCTGTTTGCCCGCACGTCGGGCAATGACGGCGACGCCCGCGGCATCACCTGCTTCCTGGTGCCGGCCAAGAGTCTTGGCGTGAAGGTCGAGGAATACATGTGGACCTTCAACATGCCGACGGACCATCCGCGCGTCAGTTTTACCGATGTGTTCGTGCCCGAGGACGCGCTCTTCGGCGAGGTCGGCCGCGGCCTGTCGCTGGCACAATGCTTCGTGCACGAGAACCGCATCCGCCAGGCGGCGAGTTCCCTGGGGGCGGCGGTCTATTGCATCAACGAAAGCGTCAAATACGCGCGCGAGCGAAAGCCGTTCGGCAAGGCGCTGGCCGAGAACCAGGCCATCCAGTGGCCGCTGGTGGAGCTTGCGACACAGGCCGAGATGCTCCGGCTGTTGATCCGCAAGACCGCGTGGGAGATGGACCAGCTGACGCAGGCGCAGGTCGAGCACACGCTCTCCGACCGGGTGTCGATGTGCAACTTCTGGGCAAACCGCCTGTGCTGCGAAGCCGCCGACCGCGCCATGCAGGTGCATGGCGGCATGGGCTATTCACGCCACAAGCCGTTCGAACACATCTACCGTCACCACCGCCGCTACCGCATTACGGAGGGCAGCGAGGAAATCCAGAAGCGCAAGGTCGCGGGATTCCTGTTCGGGTACATGGGGGCGGGGAAGCATTAG